From Candidatus Tanganyikabacteria bacterium:
GAGGGGTGGGAGGTCATCGATAACCGTCCGCCATACTACCTCCAGGTTAATGCCAGAGTATTCGTGAGTCAGCTTGTTCCTGAGCCCCTTGATGTCATCCCAGGGCGTCTCGGGACAGGCAAGCTTGGTCGCCTCGGTGAGATTCCTGACGGCCTCTCCGATGACCACCAGGTCGTGGAAGACGGCATGCTGTGTCTTGAGGTCTTCGAAAAAGTAAGCCTCGCCGTCCTTCCTGAACTCCTCGATGCTCTTGATCGCAGCCAGGATA
This genomic window contains:
- a CDS encoding DUF86 domain-containing protein yields the protein MTGDVARLSDILAAIKSIEEFRKDGEAYFFEDLKTQHAVFHDLVVIGEAVRNLTEATKLACPETPWDDIKGLRNKLTHEYSGINLEVVWRTVIDDLPPLREAAEGLLGRFGG